AGGCCCTGATCACGCCGCTGAAAGACGCCGTGTATGGCGGCGGCGAACCGACCGGCGAGGCGCATGCGCGCATGAAGGGCGGCATGTACCTGGCCGGCGTGCTCGACAACGCCACGGTGCGCCCGCCGACCGAGGCGCCGAACGCGCGCGAGATGGACGCACTGCGCGCCGCCGTCGCGCAGGCCGGGCTGTCGAGGCGCTGAGCGAAAACATGGAAGGCGCCCGGCAAGAACGCGCCCTCCCCCAAAAAACATCAGGAGACAAGAGACATGCAACGCACCCATTTCCTGCGCGCCGCGCTCGCGGCCTTCGCGCTTGCCGCGGCGTCCTCCGGTTTTGCACAGGCGCAGCCCTGGCCCACCCGGCCCGTGCGCATGGTGATTCCGTTCCCGCCCGGCGGCACGCTCGACACCGTCGGGCGCCTGCTCGCGCAGAAGCTCGGCGATCAGCTGGGCCAGCCCTTCATCGTGGAGAACCGGCCCGGCGGCAACGGCGTGATCGGCGCCGACGTGGTGTCGAAGGCGCCGGCCGACGGCTACACGCTGCTGTTCAACGCCTCGACCTTCACCACGGCGCCCATGACAATGAAGTCCGTGCCCTACGAGGTTGCCCGGGACTTCACACCGGTGGCGCTGGTCGCCAAGGCGCCGCTGTCGGTGGCCATCAACAAGAACCTGCCGATCACCGACGTCAAGTCGCTCATCGCCTACGCCAAGGCGCACCCGGGCAAGATGACTTTCGCGGTGGGATCAATCGGCTCGGCCGGCCACCTGTCGACCGAGCTGCTCAAGCGCGCGGGCGGGCTCGACTACCTGATCGTGCCGTACAAGGGCACGGCGCCGGCCTTCCAGGACCTGATCGGCGGGCAGATCGACGGCTTCATCGACCCGATCCTGGGTTCGCTGCAGTACCACAAGAGCGGCATGCTGCGCGTGGTGGCCGTCACATCGGCCGCCCGCGCCACCAGCCTGCCGAACGTGCCCACGGTGGGCGAGAGCATTCCGGGCTACGAGTTCTACAGCTGGTATGGCCTGTGGGGCCCGGCCAGGCTGCCGGCCGCGATCACGCAGCGGCTCAATGCCGAGGTGAACAAGGCGCTGGGCACCGACATGCGCGAAA
This genomic window from Variovorax sp. V93 contains:
- a CDS encoding Bug family tripartite tricarboxylate transporter substrate binding protein, which produces MQRTHFLRAALAAFALAAASSGFAQAQPWPTRPVRMVIPFPPGGTLDTVGRLLAQKLGDQLGQPFIVENRPGGNGVIGADVVSKAPADGYTLLFNASTFTTAPMTMKSVPYEVARDFTPVALVAKAPLSVAINKNLPITDVKSLIAYAKAHPGKMTFAVGSIGSAGHLSTELLKRAGGLDYLIVPYKGTAPAFQDLIGGQIDGFIDPILGSLQYHKSGMLRVVAVTSAARATSLPNVPTVGESIPGYEFYSWYGLWGPARLPAAITQRLNAEVNKALGTDMRETLNAQGLLLTPGSVDDFAKFQQSDMERSKKIIVEGNIRVE